TTAATAAAAAAGCACTTTGGTCATTAAAAGAGAACTGCTGATAGTAACTTTTTATTTTTTCATCTTTAAATAGTTTATTACTATCATAAATTGTTGAATTAAGAACTACTTTTTTGGCTTTATATTTATCTTTTTTTGTAACTATTGTAAAAATATCTTCTTCTTGAATGACTTCAAGAACTTCCTCTTTCTTATGAACATCACTTTTATTTAATAGCTCATCAAAAATAGTACCCATTCCTCCTTTTACATAAAAAACATCATGGAAAGGATATGCTAAACCTAAAGCTAAAGAGAGTAAAGAGATATCTTTTGAAGTAGTTTGTAGAGTAATTAAAAGTTGAGCATCTATAAAATCTTGATACTCCTTTGAAATCTCTCCTAAACTTTCTTTTATAAAACTCTTTGCACTTTTAAAAAGATCAAATTTATAAACTTTTAATAATTCACATACCGAAAGAAAAGTTTTTAAATAAGCCTTTAAACTATATTTAGAATAGTATAACTTTTTTAAACTCCAAAACTTCTCATCTAATTCTTTTATTTTTTGCCAAAAAACTCTATTATTTTTATTAGGATATACTTTTTCTATATTTACTAAGAACTCTTCAAAATCTTTAACTCTATCTATTGTTTTACCATTTTGAACAACCCTTATTGCAATTTCACTTTTCTCTAAATCTAAATTTACATTTGCTCTATCAAAAATCTCTTTTAAAGGATGATTTTTTTCATAACCTACAAGAGTTGTAGCTCCACTATTATAATAGTTTCCAAATCTTTTAAAGGTACTTGCACAGCCACCAAGGTTTGAATCTTTTTCAAAAACAATAATATGCTTTTCTTTATTTAAAGAAGCAAGCATACTTCCTCCCATTCCTGAGCCTACTATAGCTAAATCATAAACTTTCATCTTTAGCCTTTTTAAAAAGTTCAATTGCTCTTTTTCTTGATAAAGAGATATCTACCATTGCTTTAGGATAATCAAAAAATAAGTTTGAAGATAAAGCATTTTCGGTATGAAATAGTCTTGCATCAACATCTTTTAACTCTTTTATTACAGATTTTATAAAAATTCCTTCTTTATCAAACTTTGAAGATTGAGTATAGGGATTAAAAATTCTAAAATATGGTGCTGCATCTGCTCCTGTACTAGAACTCCATTGCCAAGAACCAATATTTGAACTAGCCTCATAATCTAAAAGCTTTAAAGCAAAATACTCTTCTCCTTTTCTCCAATCTATAAAAAGATTTTTCGTTAAAAAAGAAGAGACAATCATTCTTAATCTATTATGCATAAGTCCTGTTTGATTTAGATGAATCATTGCCGCATCTATAATTGGTACTCCTGTTTTCCCCTCACACCACTTTTTAAAATCCTCTTCATCTTTATTCCACTCTATTTTAATTCCATTAAAATTCTCTTTTTCAGAATTTGGAAAATGAAAAAGAATATAGTTATAAAACTCTCTCCAAAAAAGTTCTCTTATGAAAAATTCATAATTATTAACATTTGATTTTTTTACAATATTAAAAATCTCTTTAGCAGAAATAAGACCAAATCTTAAATGAGCTGATAATTTTGATGTTGCATCTTTATAAAAATAATCTCTATCTTCTTGATAGCTTTCTATTTTTAACAAAAATTCCTCCAACAAACTTTTTGCATCTTTATATAAAAAAGAGGGTAACTCTTGTTTTTCAAAACCTAACTCTTTTATAGAAGGAGTATTGTCATAAGCAAAAGAAGACAATCTTATATTTTCATTCAACTTATACTCTTCAATTGAAGAGGCTTCAGTTATTAAATTAAGTGATTTATAAAAGGGTGTAAATACTTTATAAGGAGTTCCATCACTCTTAAGATGTTCATTTGGGTTTAAAATAAATGAGTCATTAAATCTTCTTAAAGGAAGAAGTTTTTCTACTTCTTTATCTCTTTTTATTGCATATGAATCAAAATCAACTGAACATAAAACTTCATCAAACTCATTTTTTAGTTTTTCAAATACCTTTATTGGCTCATCATAAAATATTGCTAAATCTAAACCTAAAGTTTTTAGACTCTTTTTTAATTTAAGTACTGAATCATAAATAAAAGTAACTCTTCTATCATCTTTAGGTAAAGAATCTAAAATATTTTTATCAAAAATAAAAATAGGAAGAACTTCATTTTTTGCATAGTGTAATAATGCACTATTAGAAACTCTTAAATCTCTTCTAAACCAAAGAATTTGTTTCATTTATAAGCCTTTACCGTTGACCTAAGTGCTAACTCTTTTGGATAAGGGTTTAAAAATTTTTGTTGTAATAAATACTCTAAATTAAATCTTTTTGTATAGATATTTAGTAGTTTGATTACAGCAATTAAAGGGATAATCTCTTCTTTAAACTCTTCCATTGCTTCTAACATCTCTTGTTTTTCTTCTTTAGAAATAAGCTTTTTAAAATATCCTAAAATATGTAAGAGTACATTATAAGTTTTAGAGATACTTCCTTTTTGTGAAATAGCCTCCAAAAAGGCTACTTTATATAAAGCTAAAACCTCTTCAATAGAATTTTTATCATGATTAGCAACAATATTTCCAAGCTCTTTATATGAACTTTGAGATTTTGAATAGATTAAATATTTATATGAAGTATGAAACTCAACTAACTCTTTAAAGGAAGGATTTGATTTTAAAAACTCAAATAGATGTTTATAAGCAAAGATTTGCATTAAAAAATTTTCTCTAAGCCAAGGGTCATTTAATCTACCCTCTTCTTCTACAGGAAGTAAAGGAAAATTCTCTTTTATTTTTTCAGCAAAAACTCCTACACCTTTTTTTTCACTTGGAGCTTCAACTTCTTGATAAACTTTTACTCTTTCAAGTCCACATGTAGGAGATTTTGATTTTAAGATAAAACCACATAATTCATCTTTTTGCATCTGTTCAATACATACTTGAGAAATATTTTTTAATTCCTCAGTTACATCTTTTTTTGTATTTGAAGTAACTACTCTTATTTCATCTTTAATATTAACTAATCTAATTGCTTCTCTAGGAGTAGAGAATATCATCTTTTCAGGACAGTAAGGGACAAATTCAAAGTACTCTTGTAAAATATTTGTAATAAAGCCATCTTTTGAGTTAGTACCATCATATCGGCACATTGTTCCAATAAGGCAAGAAGATACACCTAGTTTCATTTTAACTCCTTTATTGAAGTATTATAATAAAACTAGTATATCTTTGTATAAATAAAATGTAAGTTTATATAATTACCAATCTATTGATTGAATCTTTCCATTTTTTAATGGGAATGTAAATGATTTTGAATAATTCAATCTAATTATTCCTATAGAACTTCTATTATTTACAGTTTTTAAGAAAATAATAGACTCCCCATCTTTTGAAAACTTAGGAAATTGATTACTTCCATTAGAAGTTAATCTTTTAAGGAAGTCGCTCTTTGTTGACATTAAATAAAGATTAAAAGTGTAAGAACCAAATTCATTGTTTCTATCTCTACTTGTATAAACTACATAATCTTTATAAGTTGTAGCAGATGAGTTATTATTTCCATGATAAACTAATCTTTCAACACCTCTTCCACCAATATCTTTTGCAAAAATATTTGGATATTTTAATCTATCAGATACAAAAACTATTCTTTTTTCATTATCAATAAAATGAGCACCTACATCAATACCTTTATATGTAGTCAACCTCTTTTTTGTTTTTGTAACAGTATCATAAAGATAGATATCAGGTTGATGATTTGGAGAAGCTGTAATTAAAACTTTTTTGCTATCAGAACTTACATCAGAAGCAACAAGCATTCCCTCACTTTGCATTATAACTTCTCTTTGTCTAGTATAAATATTAGTTTTCACTAAAGTTGGAATACCACTGTCATATGTTGTGTAATAGAAACTATCTTGTTTATCACTAGCCCATTTTGGGAAAATATTTAATCCACCTCTAATTACAGGCATTTGAAAAGTTAGAGTATAGTCTGCAATTATAATATCTGCTTTTCTTGCACTTTTATATTGTGAAAAGATTACAAATTTATCCATCCAATCAATTAAAGGGGCATTTAGATGTTTATTTATAGTGATTGCAATTCTATGTGCAATAAAAGGAAATCTATCCTCTTTTGAAGTAGAGAAGCTTCTATTTAATACCATCTTTTTTGCATTTACATCATACATTTTTAGCATTACAGTATAACCACCAAAACTACTTACATTTGCATCAAGATTTACAAAAAGGTCTGTTCCTTTATTTGATAAAACCAGCATATCTGGATTTGAATTATAATCTACCACTTGAGAAGAAGCAACTACATCAAAATGTCCACTAACCATTAAATCTTTTTCAATCATTTTTGCAACTTTATTAGTTAAAACTGCATTCATAGCTTTTGGAGAAACTGAAACTTCGATTTTAGGAAGAGAACCTGACTTTTTAATAATATCTAACTCTGCATCAGCAGCGAAAACAAATGTTGTAATTAAAAATAAAAGTGATAATATTTTTTTCATATTTAACCTTCCGATTTAAAGTTTATTATAATATCAACTTTACTGTTAATATTGTGTGTAGGAAAAACTTCCTTAGTTTGAGCATTTAAAAACTCTTTTAATGATTCATCAAAACGAATGTCATTTGAATATTTTATTACTCGATAATCAAATTCACCGCTATTAGTAATCATTACAAGAACTTTGACAACAAGACCATCTTCTAATAATTTTGGATTCCATCTTTCCCATAAAATTTGTTTAATTTTTGAAAAGTATTCATGTTCTTCCCCTTTACTTGCAGAGTTTACAACTGGTTGATTTGTAGTTGTTTTAACATCACTTAAAAGTTTAGAAACTTGTGTATTGTCACTTTTTTTCTCTTTTTCAAATTTTGATTTAAATCTACTTGGATCTATTGATGCTTGTTGTGTAGAAACATCTTTTTCAACAACTTTATTTGTATTTGTTTTTACATTAGCAAATAATGATTTAAAGTCAGCTTGTTGTTTATCTGAACGAGAAGTAGCTTTTTTTACAATCTCTTCTTCAACTTTCTCACTTTTCTTAGCAACTTTTTTTTCATTTGATTTTGTTGAAATTAATTCTAGCTCTAAAACAGTAGCTTTTGTATTAATATCAAATTTTTTAGCTGTTGGAGCACTAATATATAAAAGAAAGAAGAAACCAACAATAAAATAAATAGAGACAGATATGATACCTGATAGATAAAAGTAGTTTTTATCCTGCATAATTATCCATCTGTAATAAGTGAAACTTTAGTAAAACCAGCTTCTTTAACTGACTTTAAAATATAAATAACATCATCATACATCAAAGTCTTTTCTGCACGAATATGTATAGGTGTTTTTCTATCTTTATCTTTTGCAAAAAGAACAAAATTATCTGCAAAAGTAGAAAACTCAAAACTCTTTTTATTAATTTTTATATTTTTATCTTTTGTTAATAGAATATCGATTTTTTTAACAGCTTGGATTTGTTGAGATTTACTTCCTTTTGGAAGGTTTACTGGCTCTTCAAACTCTACCACAGGTGCAGTTACCATTAAAATTGCAAGAAGCACTAGCATAATATCAACTAAAGGAGTAATATTTAAATCAGGTTTTTGATTATAATCAAACATGATTAACCTTTAGCAATTAAGATTTTTGCTTGTGCCTTAATATAAGTATTTAACTCATAAACTTTTCTTACTAAAATTTGATGAAATGTATATGCAAATATTGCCACAAAAATTCCAGCTGCTGTTGCAACTAAAGCTTCAGAAATTGCGGGAGCAATTACAGAAAAACCAACTTTTGAATGACTTGAAAATTTTGCAAATGATTCAAGAATTCCTACAACTGTACCAAATAGACCTATAAAAGGAGCTGTAGATGCAATAATAGACATCCATGAAATTCCAACACTAGCATCTTTAATTATATTTATTTCACAAGCATCAAGAATCTCTTTATTATTAACTCCATTTGCACATTTATTAAGTGCTGACATTGGACTTAATGTTGAACTTCTAGAAGTTAATGCCTCAAGTGATTTTTGTTCAGTAAGAATAGAAGATTTCAAAGATAGAAATCTGTAGATAAATATCCAAAAAACTAATACCATATATAATGAAAGTGACCATAACACTAAAAGTGTTATGGCACTACCATTACTTAAATAATTTAAAGCTGAATCAATCATTATTAAGCGAATGAGTTGATTTTAGCCTCAACTGCTGCTAATGATACATTTGCATCTTTAACAGAGTTAACTAAATCTTTTGCAGCTTCAATGTTTCTTGCAATTTCAGAATCTTGTCCAGAAGTAAGAGCTACAGCCCCGTCAACTAATACGTCAACAGCACTTTCACTTACTTTAACGTGACCCCAGTTAATTGCAACTGCATCAGTTGAATCTGCTTTTTCTATTATAATTACGCCAACAGTTAATGATGATACTAAAGAAGCATGTCCTGGTAAAACTCCGAACTCTCCCTCTTTTCCTGGAAGAGTTACAGATTTTACGTCATCACTAAAGATTTGACCATTTGGTGCAACTATTGATAATTTTAGTGTATCCATAAGCATGCCTTATTTGTTATTTCATTCCCTCAGCTTTTGCTAATACCTCGTCGATTCCACCAACCATATAGAATGCCATTTCTGGAATGTTGTCATATTTACCATCTAGGATACCTTTGAATCCAGCAATTGTATCTGATAATTCAACATACTTACCTGGAGATCCTGTAAATACTTCTGCAACGAAGAATGGTTGAGATAAGAATCTTTCAATTTTTCTTGCTCTTGCTACAACAAGTTTATCTTCTTCAGATAACTCATCCATACCAAGAATTGCAATAATATCTTGTAAATCTTTGTATTTTTGTAATACAGATTGAACACCTCTAGCTACGCCATAGTGCTCTTCACCTAATACATCTACACTTAAGATTCTTGAAGTTGAATCTAGTGGATCAACTGCAGGGTAAATACCTTTTTCTGCAATTTTTCTATTAAGTACTGTAGTTGCATCTAAGTGTGCGAAAACTGAAGCTGGAGCTGGGTCAGTTAAGTCATCCGCAGGAACATATACTGCTTGAACAGAAGTAATAGAACCTTTTGCAGTTGAAGTAATTCTCTCTTGTAATGCACCCATTTCTCTAGCTAATGTTGGTTGATAACCAACCGCTGAAGGAATTCTTCCTAATAATGCTGACATCTCAGAACCTGCTTGAGCAAATCTAAAGATATTATCAACGAACATTAATACATCAAGACCTTTTTCATCTCTGAAGTATTCAGCCATTGTAAGACCAGTTAATGCAATTCTATTTCTTGCACCTGGAGGCTCACTCATTTGACCATAACATAATGCAACTTTGTCAAGTACGTTAGAGTCTTTCATTTCGTGATAAAGGTCATTACCTTCTCTTGTTCTCTCACCAACACCAGCAAATACTGAGTAACCTGAGTGTTTGAACGCAACGTTGTGGATAAGTTCCATAATAATAACTGTTTTACCAACTCCAGCACCACCGAATAGTCCAACTTTTCCACCTTTTGAATATGGTGCTAATAAGTCAACTACTTTGATACCAGTTTCAAACATTTCTGTTTTAGTTGATTGCTCTTCAAAAGAAGGAGCAGCTCTATGGATTGACCATCTTTCAGTTTCTGCAGGAATAGCTTCACCTTCATCAACTGGATCACCAATTACGTTGAAAATTCTACCAAGAACAGCTTCACCAACTGGAACCTTAATTGGTCCACCAGTAGCAGTACACTCTTGTCCTCTTTTTAAACCTTCTGTCATATCCATAGCAATAGTTCTAACTCTACTATCACCAATGTGTGCAGCAACTTCTAGAACTAATCTATCTTGGTTAACGTCCGCTAATGTAACTTCAATAGCTTCGTTAATTTCTGGTAAATATCCGTCGAACTCTACGTCTACAACAGGACCCATTACCTGAATAATATTACCTTTCATACGGGCAGCTCCTTTAAATTATTTTAATGCTTCAACACCACTGATAATCTCTATCAGCTCTGTTGTAATTGCAGCTTGTCTAGCTTTATTGTATTCTACTGTTAAAGAGTTAACTCTATCTTTAGCATTGTTAGTTGCAGCTTCCATAGCTTGCATTCTTGCAGAGTGTTCTGCTGCTAAAGAGTCAATTAATGAGTAATACATATTGAAATCAATATATTTACCTGTTAATTCTTCTAACACTTCTTCATCATCATCTGGTTCAATTTCTAGCATAGAAGTTTCTTGTTCAGTTGCCTCAACATCTTCTAAACTAATTGGTAATAAATCTCTTACTCTAATTTCTTGAGTAAGCATATTTAAGAATCCATTGTAAATTAATACAACTTTATCTGTTTCACCTTTTTTGAAATCTTCAACTACTTCATTAATAAAATCAGAAGCTCTATCATAATCTGGTGCAGAAGATAAGTCAGTTACTTTTTGTAATAACTCTTTACCTTGGAAAGAGAAGTAATCAACTCCCTTTCTTCCAGCTACTCTATATCTTACTGTTACACCTTGAGACTCATATTGAGCTGCTAATTCACTAACTTTTTTAATAGTAGTCATGTTAAAACCACCACAAAGTCCTTTGTCAGCAGTAACAAAAACTAAATCTACAGTTTTTGGGTTCTCATTAGGAATAAACGCTTTATTGTGGTTACCCCCATCTTGAACTTTGCTAACTCTATTTGCGATCTCAGAAAGAACTTCATTAATCTTCTTAGCATAACTTCTAGCTTGATCAGATAGTTGTCTAGTTCTAGTAAGTTTTGCAGAAGATACAAGCTTCATAGCTTTTGTAGTCTTCTGAGTGTTTTTAACACTTCCAATTTTTAATTTAATCTCTTTTAAGTTAGCCATGTGCTAATCCTTATTTAGCATTAAAAACAGTTTTGAACTCTTCTAATGCAGCTTTTAATGCTGATTCAGTTTCATCATCTAATTTTTTCTTAGATTTGATATCATCTAAAATATTTGCATATTTTTGCTCGATGAAAGAGTGTAACTCTTCTTCGTATTTAACAACATCAGATACAGCTACATCATTTAAATAACCTTTTGTACCTGCATAAATAATAACAATTTGTTTTTCAATTACTAGTGGTTTATTAACACCTTGCTTTAATACTTCAACCATTCTTTGTCCAAGCTCAAGCTCTCTTCTTGTTGACTCATCTAAGTCAGAAGCGAATTGTGCGAATGCTTCAAGTTCTCTATATTGTGCAAGAGATAATTTTAAAGTACCAGCAACTTGCTTAGTAGCTTTAATTTGTGCCGCACCACCAACTCTTGATACTGATAAACCAACGTTAATTGCAGGTCTAATACCAGAGTTAAATAGGTTAGTTTCTAAGAAAATTTGTCCATCAGTAATAGAAATTACGTTTGTTGGAATATAAGCAGCAACGTCTCCAGCTTGAGTTTCAATAATAGGTAACGCAGTCATAGAACCAGCACCTAACTCATCTGACATTTTTGCAGCTCTTTCTAATAATCTTGAGTGTAGATAAAATACATCCCCTGGGAACGCCTCTCTACCTGGAGGTCTTCTTAATAATAAAGACATTTCTCTATATGCAACTGCATGTTTTGATAAATCATCATAAACGATTAACGCATGTTTACCATTATCTCTGAAGTACTCACCAATAGTAACACCTGTATATGGTGCTAAGAATTGTAAAGCAGATGATTCTGAAGCTGATGCATTAACAATAATTGTATAATCCATTGCTCCACCTTCTTCTAATGTTCTAACAACAGAAGCAACTGAAGAAGCTTTTTGACCAATTGCAACATAAATACAAATTACATCTTCACCTTTTTGGTTAAGAATTGTATCGATTGCAACTGTAGTTTTACCAGTTTGTCTATCTCCAATAATAAGCTCTCTTTGCCCTCTTCCGATTGGAACTAATGCATCGATTGCTTTAATA
This sequence is a window from Halarcobacter bivalviorum. Protein-coding genes within it:
- a CDS encoding phytoene desaturase family protein, with protein sequence MKVYDLAIVGSGMGGSMLASLNKEKHIIVFEKDSNLGGCASTFKRFGNYYNSGATTLVGYEKNHPLKEIFDRANVNLDLEKSEIAIRVVQNGKTIDRVKDFEEFLVNIEKVYPNKNNRVFWQKIKELDEKFWSLKKLYYSKYSLKAYLKTFLSVCELLKVYKFDLFKSAKSFIKESLGEISKEYQDFIDAQLLITLQTTSKDISLLSLALGLAYPFHDVFYVKGGMGTIFDELLNKSDVHKKEEVLEVIQEEDIFTIVTKKDKYKAKKVVLNSTIYDSNKLFKDEKIKSYYQQFSFNDQSAFLLNLTVKTSFAFLSHYQIILKENIPFSISNSFFVSTSLKEDDKMSKNGISITISTHTKANLWFNLEKEEYKKRKKVVETFIIDKFLEYFDKIDKEEILISFSGTSKTFNRYINRANCGGKAITLKNIFKVPSCKTPIKGLYNVGDTIFAGQGWPGVALGVKILEEELNG
- a CDS encoding cryptochrome/photolyase family protein — translated: MKQILWFRRDLRVSNSALLHYAKNEVLPIFIFDKNILDSLPKDDRRVTFIYDSVLKLKKSLKTLGLDLAIFYDEPIKVFEKLKNEFDEVLCSVDFDSYAIKRDKEVEKLLPLRRFNDSFILNPNEHLKSDGTPYKVFTPFYKSLNLITEASSIEEYKLNENIRLSSFAYDNTPSIKELGFEKQELPSFLYKDAKSLLEEFLLKIESYQEDRDYFYKDATSKLSAHLRFGLISAKEIFNIVKKSNVNNYEFFIRELFWREFYNYILFHFPNSEKENFNGIKIEWNKDEEDFKKWCEGKTGVPIIDAAMIHLNQTGLMHNRLRMIVSSFLTKNLFIDWRKGEEYFALKLLDYEASSNIGSWQWSSSTGADAAPYFRIFNPYTQSSKFDKEGIFIKSVIKELKDVDARLFHTENALSSNLFFDYPKAMVDISLSRKRAIELFKKAKDESL
- a CDS encoding YbgA family protein, coding for MKLGVSSCLIGTMCRYDGTNSKDGFITNILQEYFEFVPYCPEKMIFSTPREAIRLVNIKDEIRVVTSNTKKDVTEELKNISQVCIEQMQKDELCGFILKSKSPTCGLERVKVYQEVEAPSEKKGVGVFAEKIKENFPLLPVEEEGRLNDPWLRENFLMQIFAYKHLFEFLKSNPSFKELVEFHTSYKYLIYSKSQSSYKELGNIVANHDKNSIEEVLALYKVAFLEAISQKGSISKTYNVLLHILGYFKKLISKEEKQEMLEAMEEFKEEIIPLIAVIKLLNIYTKRFNLEYLLQQKFLNPYPKELALRSTVKAYK
- the tolB gene encoding Tol-Pal system protein TolB, with protein sequence MKKILSLLFLITTFVFAADAELDIIKKSGSLPKIEVSVSPKAMNAVLTNKVAKMIEKDLMVSGHFDVVASSQVVDYNSNPDMLVLSNKGTDLFVNLDANVSSFGGYTVMLKMYDVNAKKMVLNRSFSTSKEDRFPFIAHRIAITINKHLNAPLIDWMDKFVIFSQYKSARKADIIIADYTLTFQMPVIRGGLNIFPKWASDKQDSFYYTTYDSGIPTLVKTNIYTRQREVIMQSEGMLVASDVSSDSKKVLITASPNHQPDIYLYDTVTKTKKRLTTYKGIDVGAHFIDNEKRIVFVSDRLKYPNIFAKDIGGRGVERLVYHGNNNSSATTYKDYVVYTSRDRNNEFGSYTFNLYLMSTKSDFLKRLTSNGSNQFPKFSKDGESIIFLKTVNNRSSIGIIRLNYSKSFTFPLKNGKIQSIDW
- a CDS encoding TonB C-terminal domain-containing protein, whose protein sequence is MQDKNYFYLSGIISVSIYFIVGFFFLLYISAPTAKKFDINTKATVLELELISTKSNEKKVAKKSEKVEEEIVKKATSRSDKQQADFKSLFANVKTNTNKVVEKDVSTQQASIDPSRFKSKFEKEKKSDNTQVSKLLSDVKTTTNQPVVNSASKGEEHEYFSKIKQILWERWNPKLLEDGLVVKVLVMITNSGEFDYRVIKYSNDIRFDESLKEFLNAQTKEVFPTHNINSKVDIIINFKSEG
- a CDS encoding biopolymer transporter ExbD; the encoded protein is MFDYNQKPDLNITPLVDIMLVLLAILMVTAPVVEFEEPVNLPKGSKSQQIQAVKKIDILLTKDKNIKINKKSFEFSTFADNFVLFAKDKDRKTPIHIRAEKTLMYDDVIYILKSVKEAGFTKVSLITDG
- a CDS encoding MotA/TolQ/ExbB proton channel family protein; its protein translation is MIDSALNYLSNGSAITLLVLWSLSLYMVLVFWIFIYRFLSLKSSILTEQKSLEALTSRSSTLSPMSALNKCANGVNNKEILDACEINIIKDASVGISWMSIIASTAPFIGLFGTVVGILESFAKFSSHSKVGFSVIAPAISEALVATAAGIFVAIFAYTFHQILVRKVYELNTYIKAQAKILIAKG
- the atpC gene encoding ATP synthase F1 subunit epsilon, encoding MDTLKLSIVAPNGQIFSDDVKSVTLPGKEGEFGVLPGHASLVSSLTVGVIIIEKADSTDAVAINWGHVKVSESAVDVLVDGAVALTSGQDSEIARNIEAAKDLVNSVKDANVSLAAVEAKINSFA
- the atpD gene encoding F0F1 ATP synthase subunit beta; translated protein: MKGNIIQVMGPVVDVEFDGYLPEINEAIEVTLADVNQDRLVLEVAAHIGDSRVRTIAMDMTEGLKRGQECTATGGPIKVPVGEAVLGRIFNVIGDPVDEGEAIPAETERWSIHRAAPSFEEQSTKTEMFETGIKVVDLLAPYSKGGKVGLFGGAGVGKTVIIMELIHNVAFKHSGYSVFAGVGERTREGNDLYHEMKDSNVLDKVALCYGQMSEPPGARNRIALTGLTMAEYFRDEKGLDVLMFVDNIFRFAQAGSEMSALLGRIPSAVGYQPTLAREMGALQERITSTAKGSITSVQAVYVPADDLTDPAPASVFAHLDATTVLNRKIAEKGIYPAVDPLDSTSRILSVDVLGEEHYGVARGVQSVLQKYKDLQDIIAILGMDELSEEDKLVVARARKIERFLSQPFFVAEVFTGSPGKYVELSDTIAGFKGILDGKYDNIPEMAFYMVGGIDEVLAKAEGMK
- the atpG gene encoding ATP synthase F1 subunit gamma produces the protein MANLKEIKLKIGSVKNTQKTTKAMKLVSSAKLTRTRQLSDQARSYAKKINEVLSEIANRVSKVQDGGNHNKAFIPNENPKTVDLVFVTADKGLCGGFNMTTIKKVSELAAQYESQGVTVRYRVAGRKGVDYFSFQGKELLQKVTDLSSAPDYDRASDFINEVVEDFKKGETDKVVLIYNGFLNMLTQEIRVRDLLPISLEDVEATEQETSMLEIEPDDDEEVLEELTGKYIDFNMYYSLIDSLAAEHSARMQAMEAATNNAKDRVNSLTVEYNKARQAAITTELIEIISGVEALK
- the atpA gene encoding F0F1 ATP synthase subunit alpha, with protein sequence MGAKIQADEISSIIKERIDNFELNVDVNETGKIISFADGIAQVYGLKNVMAGELVEFENGERGLASNLEESSVGVVVLGAGVGLREGTSCKRLGKLLETPVGDAMVGRVVNALGEPIDGKGTIEAAEHRFVEEKAPGIMARKSVHEPLQTGIKAIDALVPIGRGQRELIIGDRQTGKTTVAIDTILNQKGEDVICIYVAIGQKASSVASVVRTLEEGGAMDYTIIVNASASESSALQFLAPYTGVTIGEYFRDNGKHALIVYDDLSKHAVAYREMSLLLRRPPGREAFPGDVFYLHSRLLERAAKMSDELGAGSMTALPIIETQAGDVAAYIPTNVISITDGQIFLETNLFNSGIRPAINVGLSVSRVGGAAQIKATKQVAGTLKLSLAQYRELEAFAQFASDLDESTRRELELGQRMVEVLKQGVNKPLVIEKQIVIIYAGTKGYLNDVAVSDVVKYEEELHSFIEQKYANILDDIKSKKKLDDETESALKAALEEFKTVFNAK